TCGGCCTGTTTGGCCACAGCTTGGTGCAGCCAACCGGCCTCATCCACATAACGTCGGGTAAGCGCCCCCATAGGCACAACCCCTAAACCGGTCTCATTACTGACCAGAACCACCTCCCCTGGCAGTTCTGCCAACCCCTTTAAAAGCGCTTCTTTTTCTGCAGCCAACACCTCACCTGTTTCATCCGCCAACAGCAGGTTGGTTATCCATAGGGTTAAACAATCCACCAACAGGTAACGCTCAGGGGTTGCATGTTTTTTA
The Magnetococcus sp. PR-3 DNA segment above includes these coding regions:
- the cobU gene encoding bifunctional adenosylcobinamide kinase/adenosylcobinamide-phosphate guanylyltransferase → MAEQWAVQSGQQVVMIATARNEDGEMDQRIARHRAMRPDHWLTVEEPVHLAAILKKHATPERYLLVDCLTLWITNLLLADETGEVLAAEKEALLKGLAELPGEVVLVSNETGLGVVPMGALTRRYVDEAGWLHQAVAKQAERVVMCVAGLPMVLKGQLTS